The DNA region GCAAAGGTGCTGAATGCTGATCGTTTTCTATTCCGAAAATATTCATCTACTCATCAGAAAGTTCAATTCCCAGAAGCTCGTCTCTTCGTGTTTGTAAAATCAGCCTAATTGCCAGGTTTCACGGCCATGATTACGCCTTCTCTGCACCGTTGAATTTGAAAGTTCAGTGTCATTTCATGTGTTTTTCGTTTCATGTGTTTCAACTTTAAAGAATTGGTAGAAACAGCGATACAGCAAATAAAAGAAGCTTTTTTAAGTTGCATCTAGCTAAGACTGGACGATTGCTTTAAAAGAAACAGCGATACAGCAAAGATTGCTTTAACGTTAAGACTGGAcgatttctcattttcttcctgaaaaacatttttggcACAGCCTTTAAAAGCTGGAGCAGAGATCGTAATTGCCCCTGACAGGATCTGGGCGTGTGGACTGTGGCTAATGCTGGGGAGGTTGGCTAGGTCTTAAATGCTGCGTTTATATCCCCGTCAAAAGTTCCCCTGAGACCACTTCTCTTCCTTTATCGGTTAATCTCCAGGATTCCACCGTTAAATTCCTTCCACACACTACCTTCAACAGCAAGGTAAATTCATCCATATCCCACGGACGATTATTGTAAATGGTTCATGTCACCGTCAACGTGGCATGGCCCTTCTGTCCAGTTACCTCCGGTGGCTAGAAAAATTATTGCAGAGCTAGCTAGGTTCTTTTCTCTGTGGGGTATTTGTCCATTTTGTCAAGGACATGTTGTTTTCCTAGCTACACCCACCTATCTACAACATCCCACGACCATATGCATGCAAGTTGATCATCTTTCGTGTTTGTTTTACATAACCAGGCTTCATCTGAGATGTCAATGATTTAATTTTAGCCATTACTGGAGTGTATTTAAAACAAGAAGTCGTGAGATGGAGACGAGGACAacagttgtgtgtgtgtgttttgcgGGCCATGTTTAACTTCGATGATTAATGCATAGTGATAGAATCATGCCCTGGTTGTTTTTTAGTGCGGTATACATTATACGTTTTActtcaattatatatttaaaaatatttaattaattaatatatgctatattttcaaaccataaaaagtttcaatatttatttatgctGGAGTAATTTGATCTTGAGACATTGTGAcatcaaaaaaatcaactagatatttttctttaactacAGTTTTAAAACTTTATCTGAAAGTTAATCTTGGATAAAACATTAGTCATGGGTTAAAATGGTCGACctgaattctaattttaaaaaaaaaataaaataatattattttaataaaaaaaattaataaattgataacCTAGTTTTAACCGGTAAACATAGATTTTTTACCTTATAATTGTTGAGCAAGTCTGAGTTTTAAATCAATACTCTTTAGAGTGTTTATTTATTACAGGATAGATGatctttcttttacttttattacCAACGACACTAACAACATATTTTTGTTGCAGTATACACCAGTTGAGCTGAGTTATTGTGAAATAAAATAAGCTAGCAaacaagggaaaagaaaaaaagaaattgctcCTAAAGCTAAGAGAAAACGAGATGCAAAAGGACACTAAGGACAGTCCCATCATGTTTCCttgaacaaacaaacaaaatggaGAAGGTTCTGTCATGTTTACAGCTGCTACTTAAGCATGCTTTCATTTAAAAGCATGCAGACATGCCCTTAATCTTAGTAGAGCTTGTAGCTTCAAGTTTGGTAATGAATTATCTAGTTGATTTCTGGccgtttttaaaaaatcaaattaatgtaGATCTGATTAACCTTGTAATTCCACTCGTGAtgtaattgattttataaaaatttaatttaattttttaattttaaaaaattaaaataatattattttgaattaatttattcactCGTGACCTAAAACTTTTATCAGGATCTAATATCTTCGAATAAAACCTTAAATACCTGACAGAGGCGCTGTCTACAAGCGGGTTAAGCAGGAGCGTGCTTTTTCACTCTCGGTTTTCTTATTTCCCGCGCTTGGTTTGTGCCATTTGTCAAgctttttgtttgcttttctcCCTTTTATTAGCCGTGACTCTTATACTAGGACTCCTTGTCAACTGGTAGCTCAACCCCCCTCCTCTCTCTGTGCGTGTCTGGCTTTCTTTATCTATCTTTCTGTGCTTGTGACAATGGAAGGTGGACTCCCGATGCTTAACTGTCTCTTACAGCACACGCTGAGGAGCCTGTGTTCATGTACAGATTCTTCTAATCCTTCCAAATGGGTGTACGCAGTCTTTTGGAGGATACTGCCTAGGAATTACCCTCCACCAAAGTAGGAAGCTTGAAATTGAAGTTATTTGCTCACTATTAAGGgccaaattattataatttggtTATCAGAAAGAATTCAAAAGCTAATATTTTTCTCCAAGTGCATGCATGCCTAACGCCAAGGGGATACATTGTTTTCTTGCAGGTGGGATTATGGAGGCACTGCTCTTGATCGTtccaaaggaaacaaaagaaactggTAAGAACGACCAAAGTCCCTActcatttttctcttaattttggGCTAATGATGCACACCCTTCTTTTTGTGGCCTTTCAGGATCCTAGTTTGGGAGGATGGATTTTGCGATATCTATGAGTGTGAGAGAGCAGGAACTGGGTACATGAAGGGAAGATTTGGAACAGATGTCTTCTTCAAAATGTCTCATGAAGTTTACAACTACGGGGAAGGGTGAGAATTGATATCTCTAAAATTATGGCTTTTGTTGGTAACGATATGGTAGGCAAGTGAATGAAGGACATTGTATGGAAACTGGTTGCAGATTAGTGGGGAAAGTTGCAGCGGATAACAGTCATAAATGGGTGTTCAAAGAAAACCCAAATGAGAGTGATCCTAACTTAATCTCCTCATGGAATATGTCAATTGAACCTGTAAGATGATCAGTACAAATTTTTCTGTAAAAGACTGAAAGCAGATAAGAATACTGCTCTGCTTTTACCTCCTAACATAACTTTCTAATGTGTCTTTCCTTTGACAGCAGCCCAGAGCATGGGAATTTCAATTCAATTCGGGCATTCAGGTTGgtaatttgatcgcaattcatTAAGCATAAGAAAATAGAAGCCAGCCCAATCACCAAAAGTTAATCCATGGAAGCTCATTACAACTTTTTCTTGACTAGCAGACAATTGCCATCATTTCAGTCAGGGAAGGTATCATTCAATTGGGTTCTTTTGATAAGGTActtctctccccctctctttctctcttttgacTTCTAAATTTGTGCATTAACCAACAGGAATTTACCATCTTCTAGATTGTGGAAGACCTTAATTTGGTAATCAGTATACAGAGGAAATTCAGCTATCTCCAGAGCATACCAGGAATCTTTGCAATACAAAGACCATACCTGCCAGTTCAGCATCCATACATTATCAAACCCAACACCCATACGATCGAAAACCAAGAAATAGCCTTCTCAGTTGATGACAAACGCCAAATAACAGGAGTTAAGAGATTGTTTCATGAAAGATTAGATGATTTTCCAATAAAGGCAATCAACATGGGCTGGAACAGTCCCCAAAATGGAATCCCAGGACCCCCCATTTGGTCAATACCACCTCTTCTGCCCCCCATGTCTTGCAGTCTCGGAGCTTTGTTATCGAAGTTACCTTCTGCGACCCCTTCCTATAGTAACATCGAAGCTCTTGACACATCTCTtcttaacaacaacaacaacaataatcgTAGTAGTATAAGCCAGAGAGTCAGGGTTGATGATCTTGGAGTAACAAGAGAAGGCCAGCTAGTCTCCTCTAGCCATTTAGATGCTGCTCGAGAAGAATGATCAACTTCCATAAAGCCTAGTTTAAACTTACCGGACAAGGTGGTCGGTTTTGGACATCTCAGAGAGGGAGAAAGTGCCTCGAGTCTCAACTGATCAGGAGAACCAAATTGCACTTACCATTGTATTTCATTGTCTTAAGCACAAACGTGGCGttgttgataaattaatattagtGCATAATAAAACTCTTCTTGATTGTATCCTAAGCTAACATTACATCACAAGCATGAAGTCATTATCAAATTTAGCCCACGTAGATTTGTGCGTTAGAATTTAGAAGCTGAACGCAACACACCTGTCTGGTGTCTACACTTCGGAGCAGAATTACAAGCTCAATACAGCCTATATAATTGAGAGATGTTAATAGTGGCGAGAAGGCATCCCCTTCATCAAGGGCAGGTATGGGGTGGCATTGTGGGGTTGAGCAATCGTGGTCTATCCCTATCCTTTTGGACAGTGGTAATCAAGCATATGCAATGGTCCCCGAAAATCAAAGTAAAGATGAAAAATGACGAGAGATAATTGAGTGTAGGATCGAGTTGTTTTGTGAGACATTCGGTATCTAACCCCCGACACTAGGAATGGTCCCAATCTcaatttgttgatgattttcttttcagttgATGTGCTCTCGTATTATGTCTTAAGAGAATGAGTTGTGATTTGTGTTCTGAAACATTCATCTGGTCCCATTTGCTAGGATAAGACAACATGCTAAGCTCGGTTGTGAACggtcaaaaatagaaaataaagtgAAATTGATCAACAACCTCGGAATTTGAATAATGGTGACAATTTTCTGAAGGTAAGAAAAAACATGGTTGTTTCTAGTTTATGTATCTCTTTTTTCTGTCACAAGAAACAAGTGTTATTCACAAGACAAATCACTACTTGCCAATTCTCATACTTTTAAGTTGATCGAACTACGAGAATTTTGGAGATTGGAAAATTTCGTGGCATAAGTCGAGAACTGGATTGAGGTAACACTCGTGTTCTCATGTGAGAATTAAAATGCTCATCAATCAAGGTTCTTAAATGCTGATGTTTGCTATTATACATGCCTTCTACTCCTGGTTTGGGATCTAATTTAGGAAAAAGTTTTGTTAAGGGGGTGTTTTATATGGTTTTCGcttttatttttaggtgtttttttaaaatattttggtttaaaaacatattaaattaatattttttttgtatttttttatagttttggttttaccaatttaaaaaaaaaattaaaaaatcttaaaataatattttaatttatttttaaataaaaaactattcttaaaaacaatatacACCACAATCCAAACAATTCTAAGTTCTTTGGTCAGCTCATAATCACCTAGTACATaagtcaattattttaattcaaaataattagttaaaatggatttaattgaataaaccaaatttaatcaaactagtttaaattaaaacttgactttaataattatgttttctaATAAACAGCTCGTAAAATAAGGTTTGATGGGATGTCATCCGCCCTGTTAGTTAGAAGTATGAAAACCCAGATCATGAATGGGCCTACGAGAAcagattatatataaaattgagcaTAAATGTTTTACGTGCATGAAAAAGGCAGTGGTAAGTATAgcttattttttcctttacagaaaaataaaaacaaaaaaatgttcttCATAGATAATTTACAATGATAAAACTAAGTTacgataataaattaaaaatatacttaataaaaatagctcaaaacaatttttttaagaatgaacAGAGTACAAGTTAAAatccataaattaaaagttaaacatctaatttttaaaattaaatgaaaaaaaatgattcaatttTGTAACAAATTCTCgattaaaatcaaaagttatttcCATGTAAACAtacttagaaatatttttaatcaaaaaaaaaaaaaaccaacttcaaaattattttacaagatCATATCAAAGATAACCTTTAAATCTCATAATTTCAAATCAAGGGACGGGCTATGTTTTGATTAGTAGGCTTATTATGCTGGTCTCTTCTATTATACCCCATAATTTCAGAGAATGCTTTCCTTCTGTGTTGGAATAGGATTCTATCCTTTACTTACATTTGCATGAGAAAAATCGAAATCAAATACAGATCATATTCAAATTTGTGCCTCGTCAATATAACCAGGAACTGTGATTGTTGATTCATCTTTCCTTACACTTTCATTACAATAGATGAACTTATAAATATGAATGGCGAAGATACAAGAAGTGCTGAGAAAAGGATAGATGCCATTGATGCTTAGCATACCAAAATATACAAGCACCGGGGATGGTATTACAGACCAAATTCATCAAAGTCATATTGCTAGATTATGACAACATTTACAGAAGATATTGGAAATATATAACAAG from Populus alba chromosome 14, ASM523922v2, whole genome shotgun sequence includes:
- the LOC118036266 gene encoding protein RICE SALT SENSITIVE 3, with the protein product MEGGLPMLNCLLQHTLRSLCSCTDSSNPSKWVYAVFWRILPRNYPPPKWDYGGTALDRSKGNKRNWILVWEDGFCDIYECERAGTGYMKGRFGTDVFFKMSHEVYNYGEGLVGKVAADNSHKWVFKENPNESDPNLISSWNMSIEPQPRAWEFQFNSGIQTIAIISVREGIIQLGSFDKIVEDLNLVISIQRKFSYLQSIPGIFAIQRPYLPVQHPYIIKPNTHTIENQEIAFSVDDKRQITGVKRLFHERLDDFPIKAINMGWNSPQNGIPGPPIWSIPPLLPPMSCSLGALLSKLPSATPSYSNIEALDTSLLNNNNNNNRSSISQRVRVDDLGVTREGQLVSSSHLDAAREE